From Panicum hallii strain FIL2 chromosome 2, PHallii_v3.1, whole genome shotgun sequence, a single genomic window includes:
- the LOC112881641 gene encoding putative disease resistance protein RGA3, translated as MELLLSAILGDLTSRSINFIINKVSDSKPPALAVNDSLQRVLLRAQVIIDEAMGKHITNQAMLLRLNMLRDAVHRGHYVLDTFRYQHQDEEDAKDQAMEVELVINFLLRPQSHGAEELEFMPIIGPCQVGKSTLVTHVCKDERVRGHFSKNIVFFRIHGFTDDELAIFREGCTVKLQNHTSDMKKDGRLLVIIELDGDLNEEALDRLHFASKQYAPRGSKLIVTSRFDNIVKFGSTQALTLKYLSNEAYWYFFKTLTFGSMDPEMHPRLMHFAMEIARMQKCSFVGANIVSRLLRDNFDAQFWLKVLAFLKGLTQERVSRFEHPFDLLRQNRPTHLGRMATPSEDVVVYHQHQCYSEEEVPKLRLQDVLYGSIKPHGNFKVLVWKSLIPPYSSYVYSCEIRELKTTTAKRKRPTESGITLC; from the exons ATGGAACTTCTCCTTTCTGCGATCCTGGGTGACCTGACCTCTAGGTCTATAAATTTCATTATCAACAAGGTCTCCGACTCGAAGCCACCGGCGCTTGCCGTGAACGATAGCTTGCAAAGGGTTCTCCTCCGGGCACAGGTTATCATCGATGAGGCCATGGGGAAGCACATCACAAACCAAGCCATGCTCCTTCGGCTCAACATGCTGAGAGACGCCGTGCACCGGGGCCATTATGTGCTTGACACCTTCAGATACCAACATCAAGACGAGGAGGATGCCAAAGATCAGGCT ATGGAAGTAGAACTTGTCATCAACTTCCTGTTGCGGCCACAATCTCATGGTGCTGAAGAATTGGAGTTCATGCCAATTATCGGACCATGCCAAGTTGGCAAGAGCACCCTCGTCACTCATGTTTGCAAGGATGAAAGAGTCCGTGGCCATTTCTCAAAAAATATTGTTTTTTTCCGCATCCATGGTTTCACAGATGATGAGCTAGCTATTTTCAGAGAAGGATGCACCGTAAAACTTCAAAATCACACATCAGACATGAAAAAAGATGGAAGATTGCTAGTCATCATTGAATTAGATGGGGATCTCAATGAAGAAGCACTGGATAGGTTGCATTTTGCTTCTAAACAGTATGCTCCAAGAGGTAGTAAACTCATAGTTACAAGTCGGTTTGATAATATTGTAAAGTTTGGATCAACACAGGCTCTAACTCTGAAATATCTGTCCAATGAGGCATACTGGTATTTCTTCAAGACTCTTACATTTGGAAGCATGGATCCTGAGATGCACCCTAGGCTCATGCACTTTGCCATGGAGATAGCCAGGATGCAGAAATGTTCCTTTGTTGGCGCAAACATCGTTTCTCGTTTGCTGAGGGATAACTTTGATGCGCAATTCTGGCTCAAGGTTCTGGCCTTCCTTAAAGGGCTCACCCAGGAGCGTGTCTCCAGATTTGAGCATCCATTTGATCTTCTGAGGCAGAACAGACCTACACATCTCGGGAGAATGGCTACACCTTCTGAAGATGTGGTGGTTTATCATCAGCATCAATGCTATTCAGAAGAGGAGGTCCCTAAGTTAAGACTCCAAGATGTACTGTATGGAAGCATTAAGCCTCATGGGAACTTCAAAGTCCTGGTATGGAAGTCTCTGATACCGCCCTACTCTAGCTATGTCTATTCTTGTGAGATTCGAGAGCTAAAAACCACAACTGCCAAGCGGAAGCGTCCTACGGAAAGTGGAATAACACTTTGTTAA
- the LOC112881550 gene encoding uncharacterized protein LOC112881550, which produces MDCPRRGGAVAGLPDDPLVEILSRVPVKSLCRFKCVSKAWRDLIADPLHRRKLPQTLEGFFCGLRYEDGEDGYGGDGCCGGGGHWLDSVFIDLVGRSAPLVDPSFSFLTKKLPGIKHVRILHSCNGLLLLRHGPVPHTDTHTLGYVVCNPATQEWVAVPSSGWLYSDPPEGEDEDDDDREIGLRTYSSETGVWTDRSAERRRLEEGGESTQLGSFGTILSSLGSAFVNGMLHFIVDHIQKDEDLIVAVDWEGKTRRFISWPQSHNCRGPAFLGQSQGHLYCISEQIEGNSTQITIWVLEDYDKEEWVMKHSVSSLQLFGSIKWLVHFDYTVVAIHPDRNLIFISHRGQKLISYNMDSKEVDAVSTVREDYGITPYVPYFSESPVLSNKH; this is translated from the exons ATGGACTGccccaggaggggcggcgcggtggCCGGGCTCCCCGACGACCCGCTCGTGGAGATCCTCTCCCGCGTCCCCGTCAAGTCCCTCTGCCGGTTCAAGTGCGTCTCCAAGGCCTGGCGCGACCTCATCGCCGACCCCCTCCACCGCCGGAAGCTCCCCCAGACCCTGGAGGGCTTCTTCTGCGGCCTCAGGTACGAGGACGGTGAGGATGGATACGGCGGTGatggctgctgcggcggcggcggccactgGCTTGACTCCGTCTTCATAGACCTGGTGGGGCGGTCCGCGCCGCTCGTGGACCCTTCCTTCTCCTTCCTGACGAAGAAGCTGCCGGGCATCAAGCACGTCAGGATCCTGCATTCCTGCAATGGGCTCCTCCTCCTTAGGCACGGCCCGGTTCCGCACACTGACACGCACACGCTGGGCTATGTGGTCTGCAATCCGGCCACGCAGGAATGGGTGGCCGTGCCCAGCTCCGGCTGGCTGTACTCGGATCCGCCGGAAGGGGAAGATGAGGACGACGACGATAGGGAAATTG GGCTGCGCACCTACTCGTCAGAAACTGGGGTGTGGACTGACAGATCAGCTGAGCGGAGGAGATTGGAAGAGGGAGGTGAAAGCACACAATTGGGTAGTTTTGGGACCATATTGTCCTCGTTGGGCAGCGCCTTTGTTAACGGCATGCTGCATTTTATCGTCGACCACATTCAGAAAGATGAGGACCTGATTGTTGCGGTTGACTGGGAAGGGAAGACACGCAGGTTCATCAGCTGGCCGCAGAGTCACAATTGTAGGGGTCCTGCATTTCTTGGTCAATCTCAAGGGCATCTCTATTGCATCAGTGAACAGATAGAAGGCAACTCTACGCAGATCACCATTTGGGTTCTTGAGGACTATGATAAAGAAGAATGGGTCATGAAGCACAGTGTGAGCTCTTTGCAGCTCTTTGGAAGTATTAAATGGCTCGTCCACTTTGACTACACTGTGGTCGCCATTCATCCAGATCGCAATTTGATTTTCATTTCTCACCGGGGCCAAAAGCTGATATCTTATAACATGGATAGCAAGGAAGTGGATGCTGTCAGCACCGTCAGAGAAGACTATGGCATTACGCCCTATGTCCCCTATTTTTCAGAATCACCAGTGCTCTCAAATAAACACTGA
- the LOC112882460 gene encoding putative F-box protein At1g50870, with the protein MDCPKRSTPAGLPYDAIVEILARLPARSVYRFKCVAKAWRDLIDDPLNRKKLPQTLEGFFIIDIFFLLRMPMYVESFVEHFGFINLLPRSVPLDIDPRFSFLRKRPEIENLLFSDSCNGLLLFDHARKSNLLDTLGYIVCNPATKQCETVSTCSCCPPSTECSKWYTRLAFDPAVSSHFHLIHFWKKGLDEEVEPLEDQVSVLSVCAYSSETGTWSQSQIDWNEQGQLEGWRHQGILSYDTSQYVFFNCVLHVILFGFDHVQIVALDVQGRTQRMITMPAAAEGRCWKYKGYIGHSQGRLHYINNEVDAHDQSCELSIWVLQDYDRQEWLLKDTELSEALWKKELHRQQVGLLSCGHSSRLQCGFLSSTPEPTNSI; encoded by the coding sequence ATGGATTGCCCCAAGCGGAGTACGCCGGCTGGCCTCCCCTACGACGCCATCGTGGAGATCCTCGCGCGCCTCCCCGCCAGGTCCGTCTACCGATTCAAGTGCGTCGCCAAGGCCTGGCGCGACCTCATCGACGACCCCCTCAACCGCAAGAAGCTCCCCCAAACCCTGGAAGGGTTCTTCATCATtgacattttttttttgttgcgaATGCCGATGTACGTCGAATCTTTCGTGGAACATTTCGGTTTCATCAACCTATTGCCGAGATCCGTGCCTCTCGACATCGACCCTCGCTTCTCTTTCCTGAGAAAGCGGCCCGAGATTGAGAACCTCTTATTCTCGGATTCCTGCAATGGGCTCCTCCTCTTCGATCATGCCCGGAAGTCGAACTTACTTGACACATTGGGTTACATAGTGTGCAACCCAGCCACAAAGCAGTGCGAGACTGTGTCCACCTGCAGCTGCTGTCCACCATCAACAGAATGTTCAAAATGGTATACCCGTTTGGCTTTCGATCCGGCTGTCTCCTCTCATTTTCACTTGATCCACTTCTGGAAAAAGGGCTTGGATGAGGAAGTGGAGCCATTGGAGGATCAGGTGTCTGTGTTGTCAGTGTGTGCATACTCGTCTGAGACTGGGACGTGGAGTCAGAGCCAAATCGACTGGAATGAACAAGGACAATTGGAAGGATGGCGCCATCAGGGCATTCTATCTTATGATACCTCTCAGTATGTCTTTTTTAATTGCGTCCTACATGTGATACTTTTTGGTTTTGATCATGTTCAGATAGTTGCTCTGGATGTACAAGGAAGGACTCAAAGGATGATCACAATGCCAGCTGCTGCAGAGGGGAGGTGTTGGaaatataagggttatattGGTCATTCCCAAGGGCGTCTGCATTACATCAACAATGAGGTTGATGCTCATGACCAGAGCTGTGAATTGTCTATCTGGGTCCTTCAGGATTATGATAGACAAGAATGGCTGTTGAAGGACACTGAGCTTTCTGAAGCTCTTTGGAAAAAAGAGTTGCACAGGCAGCAGGTCGGACTTCTCAGTTGTGGCCATTCATCAAGATTGCAATgtggttttctttcttcaacccCTGAACCGACTAATAGCATATGA
- the LOC112883026 gene encoding putative F-box/kelch-repeat protein At4g22430, with amino-acid sequence MSTAMDRPNRSASAVGDLPNGPLVEILSRVPAKSVCRFKCVSKAWLGLIDDPHNRKRLPQAMQRLFCRTHEIPEGGIDIFNFEDGNVGSFGFSFVDLAARSVPLDIDPCFSFLTELPGIQNLVLRNSCNGLVLFENRQKPYSGTLASIMCNPTTKQWVAVPTCGSPGMFIFTYTYLAFDAAVSSHFHLVHFKVASGEKLISVNAYSAETGTWSHNRIDEEEEQ; translated from the coding sequence ATGTCCACTGCGATGGACCGCCCCAACAGGAGCGCGAGCGCGGTGGGCGACCTCCCGAATGGCCCCCTGGTGGAGATCCTCTCCCGCGTCCCCGCCAAGTCCGTCTGCCGGTTCAAGTGCGTGTCCAAGGCCTGGCTCGGCCTCATAGACGACCCCCACAACCGGAAGCGGCTCCCCCAAGCCATGCAACGACTCTTCTGCAGGACGCACGAGATCCCGGAGGGTGGCATCGACATTTTTAATTTTGAAGATGGAAATGTGGGGTCTTTCGGCTTCAGTTTCGTCGACCTGGCAGCGAGATCCGTGCCTCTGGACATAGACCCTTGCTTCTCCTTCCTGACGGAGCTGCCTGGGATCCAGAACCTCGTCTTGCGGAACTCCTGCAACGGGCTTGTCCTATTCGAGAACCGCCAGAAGCCATACTCTGGCACATTGGCTTCCATAATGTGCAACCCGACCACAAAGCAATGGGTAGCTGTGCCCACTTGCGGCTCTCCTGGAATGTTTATCTTTACCTACACATATCTGGCTTTTGATGCGGCCGTATCTTCTCACTTCCACTTGGTCCACTTCAAGGTGGCGTCGGGTGAGAAATTGATTTCAGTGAATGCTTACTCAGCTGAAACTGGGACCTGGAGTCACAACCGAattgatgaagaagaagagcaaTGA
- the LOC112881837 gene encoding uncharacterized protein LOC112881837 — protein MAYRAAEQGAIQPPPASAAAVDPVHPRLPLAALPSSPTAGVDGAMENGLPDDPLVDVLSRLPARSLCRFKCVSKPWRDLIGDRLRCSKFPQTLQGFIYGDGEAHAGENYGHFINPLGKPVPLIDPSFTFLTKLPGVEKIVLLGSCKGLLLFGHRRGSDIYDSLGYIVCNPATEQWVAVPSSGWSPWPDSEAEEDEDYYTEEDVLTHLIFDPAVSPHFQLVQLWQESYRDLAGVHTYSSETGVWRSTKRSDWEQWGLDGVISTAAGCPLNGMLHLKVDDIYERRSIIVAVDGEGKTSRVIRWIEKRGFPDFVGQSHEHLYCISGDIDDSDMITELSIWVLEDYHTEEWVLKHSVSILQLFGKMSCRFDSYEVVTIHPDRNLVFFVEYGDCKLISYDMDSKEVCDICTLGRGYGCITPYFPYFSGLSVLGNKH, from the exons ATGGCTTATCGTGCAGCGGAGCAAGGGGCGATTCAACCACCACCggctagcgccgccgccgtcgatccCGTCCATCCTCGGCTGCCG CTTGCGGCGCTTCCCTCTTCTCCTACCGCCGGCGTCGACGGCGCCATGGAGAACGGCCTCCCCGACGACCCCCTCGTGGATGTCCTCTCGCGCCTCCCCGCCAGGTCCCTCTGCCGGTTCAAGTGCGTCTCCAAACCCTGGCGCGACCTCATCGGCGACCGCCTCCGCTGCAGCAAGTTCCCCCAAACCCTACAGGGGTTCATctacggcgacggcgaggcccaCGCCGGCGAGAACTATGGGCATTTCATCAACCCGCTGGGGAAACCTGTGCCTCTCATCGACCCTTCGTTCACTTTCCTGACGAAGCTTCCTGGGGTTGAGAAGATCGTCCTCCTGGGTTCGTGCAAGGGGCTCCTACTCTTTGGGCACAGACGGGGTTCAGACATATATGACTCACTGGGCTACATTGTGTGCAACCCCGCCACCGAGCAATGGGTGGCCGTGCCCAGCTCCGGCTGGTCCCCGTGGCCAGACAGCGAGGCTGAAGAGGATGAAGATTACTATACAGAAGAAGATGTGCTCACACACTTGATTTTCGATCCAGCTGTCTCCCCGCACTTTCAGTTGGTCCAGCTGTGGCAGGAAAGTTATAGGGACTTGGCAGGGGTGCACACATACTCGTCTGAAACTGGGGTATGGAGGTCAACTAAGAGAAGTGATTGGGAACAGTGGGGCTTGGATGGAGTCATAAGCACCGCTGCCGGATGCCCCTTAAATGGCATGCTACACTTGAAAGTCGACGACATTTATGAACGCCGGAGCATCATAGTTGCGGTTGACGGGGAAGGGAAGACATCCAGGGTCATCCGCTGGATAGAAAAGCGTGGTTTTCCTGATTTTGTTGGTCAGTCTCATGAGCACCTGTATTGCATTAGTGGGGACATTGATGACTCTGATATGATAACTGAACTGTCTATTTGGGTTCTTGAGGACTACCATACAGAAGAATGGGTTCTGAAGCACAGTGTGAGCATTTTGCAGCTGTTTGGGAAAATGAGTTGCCGATTTGACTCCTACGAAGTGGTCACCATTCATCCTGATCGTAATTTGGTCTTCTTTGTTGAGTATGGGGACTGCAAACTGATATCGTATGACATGGATAGTAAGGAGGTGTGTGATATCTGCACTCTCGGACGTGGCTATGGGTGTATCACTCCATATTTTCCCTACTTCTCGGGTTTGTCGGTGCTTGGAAATAAGCACTGA